The proteins below are encoded in one region of Eubacterium sp. 1001713B170207_170306_E7:
- a CDS encoding U32 family peptidase → MYKIPELLAPAGTLKSIRAAINGGADAVYFGGKAFNARRNAGNMDETEMSEAVALCRQYGIKVYVTLNILIKDEEFEDLVNDLNFLTGLSIDGLIVQDPGLIFLLQKYFPDFRLQTSTQESVYGLEGTLFFEKLGFMRVVLPREMPLGEAAMIAENTEVEVKLFCHGALCYAYSGQCLMSSMIGGRSGNRGLCAQPCRKKYELRNAEHRLIKKGYLLSMKDLNIRDRLEQVAAAGIDSLKIEGRMKSPEYVYAVTRAYRDALDAVEGKGRTPSITEKELAQVFNRSFTSGRLFCDLQVINDVVGRNRGTLAGRVIGCEGGKILIEAMPDTVFSVGDGLSFGEDAEKGMRIDALFDLKGRPLTTEKPGIKIKAPCRFKVETNTPVYRNHDARLTRRLELESRASEPVEQPHVSFRLRLSLGQPTEISATAGTYTVNRISHITPTAAQKLPLTDEGLSGQLKRLGGTGYQFGSLDADIEPGIFLSKGELNALRREIVEALDTERAEKKPVGPAPIVFSLDRELPVKQEVQKPLLSLESAAAEDFETLCDLAVDELVLPVRDLSRPQDCRKSIARARECGKRVLLTFPRVMNSAASARLKANLKAFCELGHDGFLLKNYEVLNLFQDLPVYKEADQSFNLFNALAMKQLKAWKVDGGVLSPELSAAEAAEMAARSAICCVLPVYGRQEIMVSANCVYNCADRQCGGCQRNQGWAVLTDERGASFPLRKDYDNTIHIYNGDVLLLKEELKRQKYIDKWRIYATDEAPRTLETVADYYRNALDKGVFGPLPGGAGVRYTKGNFKRGVK, encoded by the coding sequence ATGTACAAAATACCTGAGTTGCTGGCGCCGGCCGGCACCCTGAAGAGCATCCGTGCGGCCATAAACGGCGGGGCAGACGCAGTCTACTTTGGCGGCAAAGCCTTTAACGCCAGACGTAACGCGGGCAATATGGATGAGACGGAAATGTCAGAAGCCGTGGCGCTGTGCAGGCAGTATGGTATAAAGGTTTATGTGACACTCAACATTCTCATCAAGGACGAAGAATTTGAGGACCTGGTAAATGATCTAAACTTCCTAACAGGTCTGAGTATTGACGGCCTTATTGTCCAGGATCCGGGGCTGATCTTTCTGCTGCAGAAATATTTTCCAGACTTCAGGCTCCAGACCAGTACCCAGGAATCTGTGTACGGCCTGGAGGGCACTCTGTTCTTTGAAAAACTGGGCTTTATGCGGGTGGTGCTTCCAAGGGAAATGCCCTTGGGCGAAGCTGCCATGATCGCGGAGAATACAGAGGTGGAGGTTAAGCTTTTCTGTCATGGAGCTCTTTGCTACGCCTATTCGGGGCAATGTCTGATGAGCAGCATGATTGGCGGTAGAAGCGGTAACCGAGGGCTCTGTGCCCAGCCTTGCCGAAAAAAATATGAACTGAGGAACGCGGAGCACCGCCTGATAAAAAAAGGGTACCTTCTGAGTATGAAGGACCTGAATATCAGAGATCGTTTAGAACAAGTAGCGGCAGCGGGAATTGATTCGCTCAAGATCGAGGGGCGCATGAAAAGTCCGGAGTACGTGTATGCCGTGACCCGTGCCTACCGTGATGCCCTGGATGCTGTGGAGGGAAAGGGAAGGACGCCGTCCATCACAGAAAAAGAGCTGGCCCAGGTGTTTAACCGCTCTTTTACAAGCGGCCGCCTTTTCTGTGATCTTCAGGTTATTAACGACGTGGTGGGGCGCAACCGTGGGACGCTGGCAGGGCGTGTTATCGGTTGTGAAGGCGGAAAGATTTTGATCGAGGCTATGCCGGATACGGTGTTTTCGGTGGGCGACGGCCTGTCTTTTGGCGAGGACGCCGAAAAGGGAATGCGTATCGACGCGCTTTTTGATTTAAAGGGTCGCCCGTTAACCACGGAAAAACCGGGTATAAAGATTAAAGCACCATGTCGATTTAAAGTCGAGACGAACACACCGGTCTACCGCAATCATGACGCGCGGCTGACCAGACGGCTGGAGCTTGAAAGCCGGGCTTCGGAACCTGTAGAGCAGCCGCATGTATCCTTCAGGCTGAGATTGTCCCTTGGACAACCCACGGAGATTAGCGCAACGGCGGGAACATACACGGTAAATAGGATTTCTCACATTACGCCTACGGCTGCCCAGAAGCTTCCCCTGACCGACGAGGGTCTGTCCGGGCAGCTTAAGCGGCTGGGTGGTACAGGTTATCAATTTGGCAGTCTGGACGCAGATATTGAGCCGGGAATCTTTTTATCCAAGGGCGAGCTGAACGCGCTGCGCCGAGAGATTGTGGAAGCTCTGGACACAGAGCGAGCCGAAAAAAAGCCCGTGGGGCCCGCGCCGATAGTCTTTTCCCTCGATCGGGAGCTGCCCGTCAAACAGGAGGTGCAGAAGCCTCTCCTGTCATTGGAGTCTGCTGCGGCCGAAGATTTTGAGACCCTCTGTGATCTGGCTGTGGATGAGCTGGTCCTTCCGGTCCGGGACCTCAGCCGACCCCAGGATTGCAGAAAGTCCATTGCCCGGGCCAGAGAATGCGGGAAACGCGTGCTGCTCACCTTTCCGAGGGTCATGAACAGTGCAGCATCCGCACGGCTGAAGGCTAATCTAAAGGCTTTCTGCGAGCTGGGGCATGATGGCTTTCTGCTAAAGAATTATGAGGTGCTTAACCTTTTTCAGGACTTGCCGGTTTACAAGGAGGCCGATCAGTCTTTCAATCTGTTTAACGCCTTGGCGATGAAGCAGCTGAAAGCGTGGAAGGTGGACGGCGGTGTGCTGTCACCAGAGCTGAGTGCTGCGGAAGCCGCTGAGATGGCAGCGCGTTCAGCGATCTGCTGTGTGTTGCCAGTGTACGGACGGCAGGAGATTATGGTCAGTGCCAATTGTGTGTATAACTGCGCAGACCGGCAGTGCGGCGGCTGCCAAAGAAATCAGGGATGGGCAGTCCTGACGGACGAGCGGGGAGCATCCTTCCCGCTGCGCAAGGATTACGATAATACGATACATATCTATAACGGCGATGTGCTTCTTTTAAAAGAGGAGCTGAAGCGTCAGAAATATATTGATAAATGGCGGATCTACGCCACAGACGAAGCCCCAAGGACGCTGGAGACTGTGGCGGACTACTATCGGAACGCGCTGGATAAGGGCGTTTTCGGCCCACTGCCTGGCGGCGCCGGGGTCCGTTATACTAAAGGAAATTTCAAACGAGGAGTTAAGTAG
- a CDS encoding ABC transporter permease, which yields MLEEILKLYTERGSFFLQLTLQHLRISGTAIAIAAVIGLVLGVVVSEHPKASPIVLGTTNVIYTIPSIALLGFLIPFTGIGNTTAIIALTVYALLPMVRNTVTGITGISPAVIEAARGMGSTDFQILYKIKLPLALPVILTGFRNMVVMTIALTGIASFIGAGGLGVAIYRGITTSNMAMTVAGSILIALLALILDFGIGLIVKIINRKRRLIA from the coding sequence TTGCTAGAGGAAATTTTAAAATTATATACAGAGCGTGGGTCCTTTTTCTTACAGCTGACCCTTCAGCACCTGCGCATCTCCGGGACGGCTATCGCCATTGCGGCGGTAATCGGTCTGGTGCTCGGGGTGGTGGTGAGTGAGCATCCCAAAGCGTCGCCCATTGTTTTGGGCACCACCAACGTCATTTACACCATTCCCTCCATTGCTCTTCTTGGGTTTTTGATCCCCTTTACGGGCATTGGTAACACCACAGCCATCATTGCACTGACCGTATATGCCCTGCTGCCGATGGTGCGCAACACTGTGACTGGCATCACCGGCATCAGCCCGGCAGTGATTGAGGCGGCCCGTGGTATGGGCAGCACGGATTTTCAGATTCTTTACAAGATCAAGCTGCCATTGGCTCTGCCCGTTATTCTGACAGGATTCAGGAACATGGTGGTTATGACCATCGCATTGACCGGTATCGCCTCCTTTATCGGCGCCGGCGGGCTGGGGGTTGCTATTTATCGAGGCATTACCACCAGTAACATGGCCATGACTGTGGCCGGAAGTATTCTTATCGCACTTTTGGCCTTGATCTTAGATTTTGGGATCGGGCTGATTGTTAAAATAATCAACAGGAAGAGGAGATTGATTGCATGA
- a CDS encoding sigma 54-interacting transcriptional regulator has protein sequence MKSINLQAQSHDTDLIKAIIDLVYDGIVIINQKGIITMISEPYCKFLGYMNDQEIIGRHCSDVIENTRLHIVLESGEPEIAQLQKIGGSYMIASRIPVYKNGKIIGVVGKVDFRNITDLDNLNHKITAMERELQGYKNELNKANQSKYTLDSIIGNSPAIISVKDLARKAAHSDSSILITGESGTGKELFAHAIHHESSRACQPFVKINCGAIPSELLESELFGYEGGSFTGAEKGGKIGKFQVAAGGTIFLDEIGELPVSMQVKLLRVLQEQEIERIGSSEPVKIDVRVITATNRSLPEAVASGHFREDLFYRINVINLQVPPLRERLSDLPLLCSRFIDKYAYKFGKKARRLSPGALRLLQSYDWPGNVRELENIIERALNIMENEDTILPAHLPHFISDDSDTGDMLPLKDALEQTERSLIARCLVQTGGNKSKTSELLQLNRTTLYEKIKKYNL, from the coding sequence ATGAAATCCATCAATCTCCAGGCACAATCCCATGATACCGATCTTATCAAGGCCATTATCGATCTTGTGTATGACGGCATTGTTATCATCAATCAAAAGGGCATCATTACCATGATCAGTGAGCCCTACTGCAAATTTCTTGGCTATATGAATGACCAGGAAATCATCGGCAGGCATTGCAGCGACGTAATCGAAAATACTCGCCTGCACATAGTGTTGGAATCCGGTGAGCCAGAGATTGCACAGCTCCAGAAAATCGGCGGTTCCTACATGATCGCCTCACGTATTCCGGTTTACAAAAACGGTAAAATCATTGGCGTAGTAGGGAAGGTTGACTTCCGCAACATCACTGACCTTGATAACCTCAACCATAAGATCACCGCCATGGAGCGGGAGCTTCAGGGCTACAAAAATGAGCTGAACAAAGCTAACCAGTCAAAATACACTCTGGATTCGATCATTGGGAACAGCCCGGCTATCATATCTGTTAAGGATCTGGCCCGCAAGGCCGCTCACTCAGATTCAAGCATCCTCATCACTGGCGAGAGTGGCACAGGCAAGGAGCTTTTTGCCCATGCTATCCACCATGAGAGCTCCCGCGCCTGCCAGCCCTTTGTCAAAATAAACTGTGGCGCCATTCCCTCGGAGCTTCTGGAGTCTGAGCTTTTTGGTTATGAGGGCGGGTCTTTTACCGGTGCGGAAAAAGGCGGAAAAATCGGTAAATTTCAGGTAGCCGCCGGCGGCACCATCTTTCTCGACGAAATCGGCGAGCTGCCTGTTTCCATGCAGGTTAAGCTCCTGCGGGTACTCCAGGAACAGGAGATCGAGCGGATCGGCAGCAGCGAGCCGGTTAAAATTGATGTACGCGTCATCACCGCTACTAACCGCAGCTTGCCTGAGGCCGTAGCGTCAGGCCATTTCCGGGAAGATCTGTTTTACCGAATCAATGTCATCAACCTTCAGGTACCGCCGCTGCGTGAAAGACTTTCTGATCTTCCGCTTCTCTGCAGCCGTTTCATCGATAAATACGCCTATAAATTCGGAAAAAAGGCAAGGAGACTCTCACCCGGTGCTCTCAGGCTTCTCCAGAGCTATGACTGGCCCGGCAACGTCCGGGAGCTTGAAAACATCATCGAGCGGGCGTTGAATATTATGGAAAATGAGGATACCATCCTGCCTGCCCACCTTCCCCATTTTATCTCTGATGACTCCGATACCGGCGATATGCTTCCTCTTAAGGATGCACTGGAACAAACCGAACGCAGTCTTATAGCCCGATGTCTTGTCCAGACCGGAGGCAACAAAAGCAAAACCTCAGAGCTTCTCCAGCTGAACCGTACAACACTTTATGAGAAAATCAAAAAATACAATCTGTAA
- a CDS encoding zinc ribbon domain-containing protein: MTKYCPNCYVGVGPEDKVCSNCGTELKPDEVKMAETFPAQDPGDAADVFAAKIENTSCDMPEEEKPAEIGEEENPADAADVVIASMIDGNSCSEDSGSETAALAPSSSDDYRNAFENEPEDPEAVRPAADVPIAKVMGLGEWLLTLFLVCIPIVNLIMLIYWSAANDIDPNKKNYARAQLIIMAIGVVISFMFFGSIVAMILAFGNYYYY; the protein is encoded by the coding sequence ATGACCAAGTATTGCCCTAATTGTTATGTCGGCGTCGGGCCGGAGGATAAGGTGTGTTCCAACTGTGGAACAGAGCTAAAACCGGACGAAGTAAAAATGGCCGAGACTTTCCCGGCGCAGGACCCGGGCGATGCGGCAGATGTATTTGCCGCCAAAATTGAAAACACCAGCTGTGATATGCCAGAGGAAGAAAAGCCAGCCGAAATTGGCGAGGAAGAAAACCCGGCCGACGCAGCCGATGTGGTCATTGCGTCTATGATTGATGGCAACAGCTGCAGTGAGGACAGCGGTTCAGAAACAGCAGCGCTGGCGCCGTCGTCCTCGGACGATTACCGAAATGCCTTTGAAAATGAACCGGAAGATCCAGAGGCTGTGCGCCCAGCTGCTGACGTTCCGATAGCGAAGGTGATGGGGCTCGGCGAATGGCTGCTGACCTTGTTCCTCGTCTGTATCCCCATCGTTAATCTGATCATGCTGATCTACTGGAGCGCAGCCAACGACATCGACCCCAACAAGAAGAATTATGCGCGGGCACAGCTGATCATTATGGCCATTGGCGTGGTCATTTCCTTTATGTTTTTCGGCTCCATCGTCGCCATGATTCTGGCCTTTGGAAATTACTATTATTATTAA
- a CDS encoding Fur family transcriptional regulator: MNADLQEYRERIKSVGLKATPQRISVLKVLSETDEHPSAEMLMDKLKNEGSIMSVGTIYNILETFEEKGLILKLHDHNEVMRFDARTGFHVHIFNKKTNQIEDYFDNDLEVLLKDYLKDKLPEDVTLDHLDIALYSQSA; encoded by the coding sequence ATGAATGCAGATTTACAAGAATACAGAGAACGGATTAAGAGTGTGGGTTTGAAAGCAACGCCACAGAGAATAAGCGTATTAAAAGTTCTTTCAGAAACGGATGAACATCCCAGCGCTGAGATGCTCATGGATAAACTGAAAAATGAAGGTAGCATCATGTCTGTTGGAACCATCTATAACATTCTTGAAACGTTCGAGGAAAAAGGATTGATTTTGAAGCTGCACGATCATAACGAGGTTATGCGTTTTGATGCGCGCACGGGTTTTCACGTTCATATCTTTAACAAGAAAACCAATCAGATTGAAGATTATTTTGACAATGACCTCGAGGTACTTCTGAAGGATTACCTGAAAGATAAGCTTCCCGAGGACGTTACACTTGATCATTTGGATATTGCTTTGTATTCACAGTCTGCTTAA
- a CDS encoding LytTR family DNA-binding domain-containing protein, producing the protein MFIILCEDNVVDRENAAQLIEEATREMFSDCHFQIFEEAESCLAAAAAQSPDIAFIDIFLGEKSGIELAEAVRKLNPKAAIIFMTISNEFASESYRVRAVDYILKPAQQDQVIAALRRCVRREDKAAFLTIRHHREILRIDQKKIEKLESQGNYFLIYMAGGEIITTRGQLKSIQSQLSTDMLKLRRGVVVNMSCIEGIKGGSCRLKSGEEIMLSRKDAGEIRQSYYNYQYNLVRNDKP; encoded by the coding sequence ATGTTTATTATTTTATGTGAAGATAACGTTGTGGACAGAGAGAATGCGGCCCAGTTGATTGAAGAAGCTACCAGGGAAATGTTTTCAGATTGTCATTTCCAGATATTTGAGGAGGCGGAAAGCTGTCTGGCGGCAGCCGCTGCACAGTCTCCGGACATTGCGTTTATTGATATATTTCTTGGAGAAAAAAGCGGTATTGAACTGGCGGAGGCGGTCCGTAAGCTTAACCCAAAGGCCGCCATTATTTTTATGACCATATCAAATGAGTTTGCTTCAGAATCCTACAGGGTAAGAGCTGTGGATTACATTTTAAAACCTGCACAGCAAGATCAGGTTATCGCTGCCCTTCGTCGCTGTGTGCGGCGGGAGGATAAAGCAGCTTTTCTTACGATCCGGCACCACCGGGAGATTCTGAGGATCGATCAGAAAAAAATTGAAAAGCTGGAATCACAGGGCAACTATTTCCTGATCTATATGGCTGGCGGTGAGATCATCACGACACGTGGCCAGCTCAAGAGCATCCAGAGCCAGCTGAGCACAGATATGCTTAAGCTGAGGCGTGGAGTGGTGGTCAATATGAGCTGTATTGAGGGAATAAAGGGCGGAAGCTGCAGGTTGAAGTCCGGCGAAGAGATTATGCTCAGCCGGAAAGACGCAGGGGAAATTCGGCAAAGCTATTATAATTACCAGTATAATCTGGTGCGGAATGACAAGCCATGA
- a CDS encoding ABC transporter ATP-binding protein gives MNDPIIRFKNVTKAYDDEAILEWFSLDIGKGEFLTIIGSSGCGKTTLLKMINGLLIPDTGTVCVQGQDISKTDLIALRRNIGYAIQGVGLFPHMTVRKNIAYVPNLLNKQNRQKTEAAVARLVKIVGLDESLLDRYPSELSGGQQQRVGIARSLAAAPEILLMDEPFGAVDEITRRMLQDEILRIHRELGVTIVFITHDIREALKLGTRVAVMDHGGLVQIDTPENIRSHPATDFVKELVSDR, from the coding sequence ATGAATGATCCCATTATTCGGTTTAAGAATGTGACCAAAGCTTATGATGACGAGGCTATTCTGGAATGGTTCAGCTTGGACATCGGAAAAGGTGAGTTCCTGACCATTATCGGCAGCTCCGGCTGCGGTAAGACCACCCTGCTCAAGATGATCAATGGCCTGCTGATTCCAGACACCGGTACTGTCTGTGTACAGGGCCAGGACATCTCAAAGACCGATCTTATCGCCCTGCGCCGGAACATCGGCTACGCTATTCAGGGAGTAGGTCTGTTCCCGCATATGACTGTGCGGAAAAACATCGCCTATGTGCCTAACCTTTTAAACAAACAGAACCGGCAGAAGACTGAGGCGGCTGTGGCGCGGCTGGTAAAAATTGTTGGGCTTGACGAGAGCCTGCTGGACCGTTATCCCAGTGAGCTGTCCGGCGGACAGCAGCAGCGGGTGGGCATTGCCCGTTCACTGGCCGCTGCCCCAGAAATCCTGCTCATGGACGAGCCTTTCGGCGCAGTCGACGAGATTACCAGACGGATGCTTCAGGATGAAATTCTGCGGATCCACCGTGAGCTGGGCGTGACCATCGTGTTCATTACCCACGATATCCGGGAGGCTTTAAAGCTTGGCACGCGTGTAGCTGTCATGGACCATGGCGGTCTGGTGCAAATCGATACGCCTGAGAACATTCGGAGCCATCCTGCCACAGACTTTGTAAAGGAACTGGTGAGTGATCGCTAA
- a CDS encoding glycine betaine ABC transporter substrate-binding protein, protein MKKKTKKIVAVAVALVLGVTMISGCSAGGQKESDTVKIATKPMTEQLILGEMLSILIQENTDLSVEITKGVGGGTSNIHPALIKGDFDLYPEYTGTAWNNILKKTEYPDDETLWDTLTGEYDSQFGLKWVGLYGFNNTYTLALRKEIADKYNIKTFSDMAKYTSEITFGANPDFYEREDGYQALCDAYGFSFKDHMDMDIGLKYNALNSGEVGVINAYTTDGQLSVADAVSLTDDKSFFKNYYCGTIVREDTLEKYPELEGVLKKMDGIITNEEMSKMNYDLEVNNRDEHDVAMDFLKSKGLVNE, encoded by the coding sequence ATGAAAAAGAAAACAAAAAAGATCGTTGCTGTGGCTGTGGCCCTGGTACTAGGCGTGACCATGATTAGCGGGTGCAGTGCAGGCGGCCAGAAAGAAAGCGATACGGTTAAAATCGCTACCAAGCCTATGACCGAACAGCTGATCCTGGGAGAAATGCTATCCATCCTGATACAGGAAAATACTGACCTGAGTGTGGAGATTACCAAAGGTGTGGGCGGTGGCACCAGCAATATCCACCCGGCCCTTATCAAAGGCGATTTTGATTTGTATCCTGAGTACACGGGTACCGCTTGGAACAACATTCTGAAAAAAACTGAGTACCCAGACGACGAGACCCTGTGGGACACCCTGACCGGTGAGTACGACTCGCAGTTCGGCCTTAAATGGGTGGGTCTGTACGGCTTTAATAATACCTATACTCTGGCGCTGCGCAAGGAAATCGCAGATAAGTACAACATCAAAACCTTCTCTGACATGGCCAAATACACATCGGAGATCACCTTTGGCGCTAACCCGGACTTTTATGAACGTGAGGACGGCTACCAGGCCCTGTGTGATGCCTACGGCTTCAGCTTTAAGGACCACATGGATATGGACATCGGTCTTAAATACAATGCCTTAAACTCCGGCGAGGTGGGCGTGATCAACGCCTATACTACCGATGGGCAGTTGTCAGTTGCCGATGCGGTCTCCTTAACAGACGATAAAAGCTTTTTCAAAAATTATTACTGCGGCACCATTGTACGCGAGGACACGCTGGAAAAATATCCAGAGCTGGAGGGCGTGCTGAAAAAAATGGACGGTATCATCACCAATGAAGAAATGTCCAAAATGAATTATGACCTGGAGGTCAACAACAGGGACGAGCACGACGTTGCCATGGATTTCCTCAAGAGCAAGGGCCTGGTCAATGAATGA
- a CDS encoding endonuclease MutS2: MDKRSLKVLEYPKILEILKGHCVSEGAKERAAALVPYETVYEVERALGITGEALNMMLRNGRPPLSEIKNTSDYVHRASIGAMLSMKELLAVASLLRIVKDMENYYYNDTQLETLDQLKNLFTLLAPCEELEKEISHKILSEGEMADNASRELSRIRREINFKNTRISDKLNGIISASQNEKYLQERIITIRNNRYVVPVKQEYRGQIPGIVLDRSASGATLYIEPLAVVELNNDLKVLAAEEEKEIIRILKELSEKVANYKEEVIEDYNLLVELDFQFAKGKYGLAIGGVLTHVSEYGKIRFIKGRHPLIDAKVVVASDIYMDEDIDTMIITGPNTGGKTVTLKTIGLLNLMVQSGLFIPVKEGSGTRVYKDIYADIGDEQSIEQSLSTFSSHMTNIVDIMKNADDNALVLFDELGAGTDPTEGAALAISILNTLHERGVTSVSTTHYSELKEYALVTRGVINASVEFDVSTLRPTFRLLIGVPGKSNAFEIARRLGLNEDIIEASRKLIENEAIRFEETLIKIEEKRKKTEAEHEEILRLRRQIEDMKAEMANERDKARNTSAEIIERAQEEASAIVRDTRQETEEIYKEIRYIQETTAQSVKDNKKLEALRRKIKDQEKNIFDMYKIARPEEDEELDIEDIKIGMQVHVKSLHKEGQVVKIMPKDNSVMVQTDNMKLKVGLADLTKSKAIAKPKEKKVSYKSADRHTMDTKLDLRGKNGEESLYLVDKMISDAVVSGTHQLMIVHGKGTGKLRQIIHAYLKDNSLIRDFRLGAPNEGGSGVTVVDL; this comes from the coding sequence ATGGACAAACGAAGTCTAAAGGTACTGGAGTACCCTAAAATACTGGAAATACTCAAGGGACATTGCGTCAGCGAGGGGGCAAAAGAGCGGGCAGCCGCCCTGGTTCCCTACGAGACGGTCTACGAAGTGGAAAGAGCCCTTGGCATTACGGGTGAAGCGCTTAATATGATGCTGCGCAACGGACGTCCGCCGCTTTCTGAAATCAAAAACACCAGCGACTATGTGCACCGTGCATCCATCGGAGCCATGCTCTCCATGAAGGAGTTGCTGGCAGTGGCGTCATTGCTGCGCATTGTCAAAGATATGGAAAACTACTATTACAACGATACCCAGCTCGAAACATTGGATCAGCTGAAAAACCTGTTTACCCTGTTGGCTCCCTGTGAGGAGCTGGAGAAAGAGATTAGCCACAAAATTCTGTCAGAGGGTGAGATGGCCGACAATGCCTCCCGGGAGCTCTCGCGTATTCGACGGGAGATCAATTTTAAGAATACGCGGATCTCTGACAAGCTCAATGGCATTATCTCCGCGTCGCAGAATGAAAAATACCTGCAGGAGCGTATCATCACCATCCGCAACAACCGGTATGTGGTGCCGGTCAAGCAGGAATACCGAGGCCAGATACCGGGGATTGTTCTGGACCGGTCGGCCAGCGGCGCGACTCTTTATATAGAGCCTTTGGCTGTGGTTGAACTCAACAATGACCTCAAGGTGCTGGCAGCCGAAGAGGAAAAGGAAATTATCCGCATTCTTAAAGAGTTGTCGGAAAAGGTTGCGAACTATAAAGAGGAAGTTATCGAGGACTATAACCTGTTGGTGGAGCTGGACTTCCAGTTCGCAAAAGGTAAATACGGCCTGGCCATTGGCGGTGTACTCACCCATGTGAGCGAGTACGGTAAAATCCGCTTTATTAAGGGCCGTCATCCGCTCATTGACGCCAAGGTAGTAGTAGCTTCGGATATCTACATGGATGAGGACATCGACACCATGATCATTACCGGGCCCAACACGGGCGGCAAGACTGTGACGCTGAAAACCATCGGTTTGCTGAATCTCATGGTGCAGTCCGGCCTGTTTATTCCAGTTAAAGAAGGCAGCGGCACCCGGGTATATAAGGACATTTATGCCGACATCGGGGATGAGCAGAGCATTGAGCAGAGCCTCAGTACCTTCTCCTCCCACATGACCAACATCGTCGACATTATGAAAAACGCGGATGACAACGCCCTCGTACTCTTTGATGAGCTGGGTGCAGGCACCGACCCCACCGAGGGTGCGGCCCTTGCAATCTCTATTCTGAATACTCTGCATGAGCGGGGAGTGACCAGTGTGTCCACCACCCATTACAGCGAGCTCAAGGAATACGCGCTGGTCACCCGTGGCGTCATCAATGCATCGGTTGAGTTTGACGTGTCCACGCTGCGGCCAACCTTTAGGCTGCTCATTGGTGTGCCGGGAAAATCCAATGCCTTTGAAATCGCAAGGCGGCTGGGCCTGAATGAGGACATCATCGAAGCCTCGAGGAAGCTCATTGAAAATGAAGCCATCCGCTTTGAGGAAACCCTGATCAAAATCGAGGAAAAACGGAAAAAGACCGAAGCCGAGCACGAGGAAATCCTGCGCCTGAGACGCCAGATTGAGGACATGAAGGCCGAAATGGCGAACGAACGTGACAAAGCCAGAAACACGAGCGCAGAAATAATCGAGCGAGCCCAGGAGGAAGCCAGCGCCATTGTGCGGGATACCCGGCAGGAAACAGAAGAAATTTACAAGGAAATCCGCTATATACAGGAAACGACAGCCCAGAGTGTTAAGGACAACAAAAAGCTGGAGGCCCTGCGGCGAAAGATCAAGGATCAGGAAAAAAATATCTTTGATATGTATAAGATTGCCCGGCCTGAGGAAGATGAGGAGCTGGACATTGAGGATATTAAAATAGGCATGCAGGTCCATGTCAAGAGCCTTCATAAGGAGGGCCAGGTGGTTAAAATCATGCCCAAAGATAACAGCGTTATGGTCCAGACCGACAACATGAAGCTGAAGGTGGGACTGGCGGACCTGACTAAATCCAAAGCCATCGCCAAGCCAAAGGAAAAGAAGGTCAGTTATAAAAGCGCAGACCGCCACACTATGGACACCAAGCTAGATCTCAGGGGCAAAAACGGTGAGGAATCCCTTTATCTGGTGGATAAGATGATCAGCGACGCAGTGGTTTCCGGAACACACCAGCTGATGATCGTCCACGGAAAGGGTACCGGTAAGCTGCGCCAAATTATTCACGCCTATCTTAAAGACAACAGTCTGATCCGGGACTTCCGGCTGGGCGCGCCAAACGAGGGTGGCTCAGGTGTTACGGTCGTTGACCTCTGA
- a CDS encoding peptidylprolyl isomerase, whose protein sequence is MSEKNPVVGIELANGKTIKVELYPDIAPISVENFLNLVKDGFYDGLIFHRVIPGFMIQGGCPSGTGTGGPGHTIKGEFAANGVENNLKHKRGVLSMARSASPDSAGSQFFIMVEDAPHLDGQYAAFGAVTDGMEAADEIVNADRDYMDKPYEDQVMKRVYMIEE, encoded by the coding sequence ATGAGTGAAAAAAATCCTGTTGTCGGCATTGAACTGGCAAACGGAAAGACCATCAAGGTAGAGCTGTATCCGGACATTGCTCCGATCAGTGTTGAAAACTTTTTAAATCTGGTAAAGGACGGTTTTTATGACGGCCTGATTTTCCACCGTGTAATCCCCGGCTTTATGATTCAGGGCGGCTGCCCGAGCGGCACTGGCACCGGGGGACCGGGACACACCATCAAGGGTGAGTTCGCAGCTAACGGTGTTGAAAATAATCTGAAGCACAAAAGAGGTGTTCTGTCTATGGCGCGTTCTGCCAGCCCGGATTCTGCCGGCTCTCAGTTCTTTATCATGGTTGAAGACGCACCGCATCTGGACGGCCAGTACGCAGCCTTTGGCGCTGTGACAGATGGTATGGAAGCAGCGGATGAAATTGTAAATGCAGACCGTGACTACATGGATAAACCCTATGAAGACCAGGTAATGAAGCGGGTTTATATGATCGAAGAGTAA